The Pseudomonas fluorescens genome includes a window with the following:
- a CDS encoding YbaN family protein — protein MPSPIGNRPLILRYVLLAIGWLSVALGVIGIFVPVLPTTPFLLLAAACFARSSPRFYQWLVEHPRLGPWIRDYLSGKGIPLKGKVYAIGLMWASILFSCYLVPLPWARGFMLTSAVLVTVYILRQKTLRKP, from the coding sequence GTGCCCTCGCCCATTGGCAATCGCCCGCTGATCCTGCGTTACGTTCTGTTGGCCATTGGCTGGCTGAGCGTCGCGCTGGGGGTCATCGGCATCTTCGTCCCCGTACTGCCCACCACCCCTTTCCTGCTCTTGGCGGCGGCCTGTTTCGCCCGCAGTTCGCCGCGCTTCTACCAATGGCTGGTAGAACATCCCCGCCTCGGCCCGTGGATTCGTGACTACCTCAGTGGCAAGGGCATCCCGCTCAAGGGTAAGGTCTATGCCATCGGACTGATGTGGGCGAGCATCCTCTTTTCCTGCTACCTGGTGCCCCTGCCGTGGGCCCGGGGGTTCATGCTCACCAGTGCGGTGCTGGTGACGGTTTATATCCTCAGGCAAAAGACGCTGCGCAAGCCTTGA
- a CDS encoding YecA family protein, with protein sequence MSFAEQLTRLQVFLDADELHEEALDYVAAHGYLTALSICAETVPDREWIDALFAEEPHYSDEAQRAEIEATLVGLKAHIARQLASDEEFELPCDLDLGDDPDDSELRGWCIGFMEGVFLREAAWFETAEEEVSEMLLPIMVGSGLFDEQPEFSDIAADANLMDDMIVQIPEALTALYLLCNAPDEKPAILKPRHH encoded by the coding sequence ATGTCCTTCGCTGAGCAACTGACCCGCCTGCAAGTCTTCCTCGACGCCGATGAGCTGCACGAAGAGGCGCTGGACTACGTGGCCGCTCACGGCTATCTGACCGCCCTGTCCATCTGCGCAGAAACGGTGCCGGACCGTGAGTGGATCGACGCCCTGTTCGCCGAAGAGCCGCATTACAGCGACGAAGCCCAGCGTGCCGAAATCGAAGCCACGCTGGTCGGCCTCAAGGCCCACATCGCCCGCCAACTGGCTTCCGACGAAGAGTTCGAACTGCCGTGCGACCTGGACTTGGGCGATGACCCGGACGATTCGGAACTGCGTGGCTGGTGCATCGGCTTCATGGAAGGCGTGTTCCTGCGCGAAGCCGCCTGGTTCGAAACCGCCGAAGAGGAAGTCAGCGAAATGCTGCTGCCGATCATGGTCGGCTCCGGTTTGTTCGACGAGCAACCGGAGTTTTCCGACATCGCCGCCGACGCCAACCTGATGGACGACATGATCGTCCAGATCCCCGAAGCCCTCACGGCCCTGTACCTGCTGTGCAACGCACCGGACGAGAAACCGGCGATCCTCAAGCCTCGCCACCACTGA